GGCAGCTACGTCCCCATGCAGGGACAGTTGATGTCGGAGGCGTTCAACTCGACCATGCACATCTCCTTCGATGTGCGCGGTGGTCTGCTGATCCGGCAGATCCACCACTGGGCGGCGCTGATCTTCCTCGCCGGCATGTTCGTGCACATGATGCGCGTGTTCTTCACGGGTGCGTTCCGCAAGCCCCGTGAGGTCAACTGGGTCTTCGGCTTCCTGTTGTTCGTCCTCGGCATGTTCACCGGCTTCACCGGTTACTCGCTCCCGGACGACCTGCTCTCAGGCACCGGTGTCCGCTTCATGCAGGGCGCCATCCTGTCGATGCCGATCGTCGGCACGTACATGTCGATGTTCCTGTTCGGCGGCGAGTTCCCCGGCGGCGACTTCGTGGCCCGGTTCTACTCGGTCCACATCCTGCTGCTGCCGGGCATCATGCTCGGCCTCGTGGTGGCGCACCTGATCCTGGTCTTCTACCACAAGCACACGCAGTTCGCGGGCCCCGGCAAGAGCAACAAGAACGTCGTCGGCATGCCGCTGCTGCCGGTCTACATGGCCAAGGCCGGAGGCTTCTTCTTCCTGGTCTTCGGTGTCATCGCGGTCATCGCGGCGATCGCCTCGATCAACCCGATCTGGGCCATCGGCCCGTACCGGCCGGACCAGGTGTCCACGGGCGCCCAGCCCGACTGGTACATGGGCTTCGCCGAGGGTCTGATCCGTGTGATGCCGGGCTGGGAGATCAACCTCTGGGGCCACACGCTCGCCCTGGGCGTGTTCATCCCGCTGGTCGTGGTCTTCCCGCTGGTCCTCGTGGCCATCGCGGTCTACCCGTTCATCGAGTCCTGGGTCACCGGCGACAAGCGTGAGCACCACATCCTGGACCGCCCGCGCAACGCCCCGACCCGTACGGCCTTCGGTGTCGCCTGGATCACCGCGTACATGGTCATGCTGGTCGGTGGTGGCAACGACCTGTGGGCCACGCACTTCCACCTGTCGCTGAACGCGATCACCTGGTTCGTCCGGGTCGCCTTCTTCGCCGGACCGGTCATCGCCTTCATCGTGACCAAGCGGATCTGCCTGGGTCTGCAGCGGCGCGACAAGGACAAGGTGCTGCACGGCCGCGAGTCGGGTCTCATCAAGCGGCTGCCGCACGGTGAGTTCATCGAGGTCCACGAGCCGCTCAGCAAGGAGCAGCTGCACACGCTCACCGCGCACGAGCAGTACAAGCCGGTCGAGCTCGGCCCGACGGTCGACGAGAACGGTGTCGAGCGCAAGCTGTCCGGTCCGCAGAAGCTCCGGGCGAAGCTCTCCAAGGGCTACTACGGGGACGAGGGTCAGATCCCCAAGCCCACCGCCGACGAGTACAAGGAGATCACGAGCGGCCACGGCCACCACTGATCAACCGAAGCTCTGAAGCTCTGAAGTTCTGACCACACGGTCGCCACGGCAGGAGCCCCGTCCATTGCATGGACGGGGCTCTTTGCCGTCCCGCGGGCTGGATAGGGTGGTCCCACCCCAAAAGGTTGGGGTGTTCTCGCAGACACAGACGAAACCAGGAGCGGCCATGAGCGCTGTGACCCCCGCAGGAGGCGACACCGCGGCGGACCGTTCCTGGCCCGACGTACTGAACGGCCTGCTCGACGGGCGCGACCAGAGCGCCGACGACACGGCGTGGGCCATGGACCGCATCATGCGCGGCGAGGCCACCGACGCCCAGATCGCTGGGTTCGTGGTCGCCCTGCGCGCCAAGGGCGAGACCGTCGAGGAGATCTCCGGTCTGGTACGCGCCATGTACGCGCACGCCAACGTGATCGACGTGCCGGGCCCGAGCGTCGACATCGTCGGCACCGGCGGCGACGGCGCCAAGACCGTCAACATCTCGACCATGTCCGCGATCGTCGTCGCGGGCACCGGCGCGAAGGTCGTCAAGCACGGCAACCGCGCCGCCTCCAGCGCGTCCGGCGCCTCCGACGTACTGGAGAAGCTCGGCGTCAATCTGGACCTCACCCCCCAGCGGGTGGTCGAGGTCGCCGAGGAGGCGGGCATCACCTTCTGCTTCGCCGTGAAGTTCCACCCCGCGCTGCGCCACGCGGGCGGCGCCCGCAGCCAGCTCGGCATCCGCACCGTCTTCAACCTCCTCGGCCCGCTCACCAACCCGGCGAAGGTGCGCGCCCAGGCGGTCGGTGTCGCCGACCCGCGGATGGCGCCCATCGTGGCCGGGGTCTTCGCCGAGCGCGGCCACTCGTCCCTCGTCTTCCGCGGCGACGACGGGCTCGACGAGCTGACGACGACCGCGACCTCCCGGATCTGGGCGGTGCGGGACGGCGCCGTGCGCGAGGAGGCGTTCGACCCGCGGGACGTCGGGATCGACCTGGTGCCCGTCGAGGCGCTGCGGGGCGCCGACGCCTCGTACAACGCGGAAGTCGCGCTGCGGCTGCTCGACGGCGAGACCGGGCCTGTGCGGGACGCGGTGCTGCTGAACTCGGCGGCGGCGCTGGTCGCCCTCGCACCCACCGATCAGCCCCTCGTGGAGCAGATCGGCGCCGGCATGGCGAAGGCGGCGCAGGCGATCGACTCGGGAGCCGCGAAGCGGGCCCTGGAGCGGTGGGTGGCGGCCAGCAACCGCTGAACCCCTCCGTGCGGGTCCTCGAATGTGACGCAAGGCGCAGTCCGGATTCTGGACTGCGTCTTGCGTGTCGATGATCTTATGGCAGGATGCTGAACAGGTCATGAGTGACAGCGACTACGGCCCCGGCCCGCTGTCCGGCAACCCTCCGTCCGTGGCGGGGTGCCCCGGGTGAAGACCAGGTCGTACGCAGCAAGGCGTATGGCAAGCGCGGACCCCTGGACATCGGTGAATGTCCGCCCCTGGGGTCCTGGTCCTCAAGGGAGCAGTCTCGTGAGCAAGCGAATGTGACAGGGCTTCGACGCCCCGCCTCCGCACACCCTTTTTCACCTTTGTCCCGCGCCGTCGACACCACTCCGGCGCGGTGAATTCGCCTGCCTCTCACGGGAGTTCGCCATGTCTGTTTCCGCCGTTGCCACCGACTCGTCCGTCTGTGCCCCGCTCGCCGTCCTCGGCCGTGACGTCACCGTCCCGCTGGTCACCGGCGGGGAGGTGAGCTACGCGGCGCTCGACTACGCGGCGAGCGCGCCGGCGCTGCAGCGCGTCTGGGACGACGTGGCCGCGTACGCCCCGTACTACGGCAGCGTGCACCGCGGCGCCGGGTACCTCTCGCAGTTGTCGACCGACCTCTTCGAGAACTCCCGCACGACCGTCGCGGAGTTCCTCGGCTGCCGCGAGGGCGACCAGGTCGTCTTCACCCGCTCCACCACCGACTCGCTGAACCTGCTCGCCGCCGCCCTGCCCGCGGACTGCCAGGTCTTCGTCTTCGAGACCGAGCACCACGCCTCGCTGCTGCCGTGGCGGGACGCCCGCGTCACCTACCTCAACGCGCCGCGCACCCCCGACGAGGCCGTCCACACCCTGGAGCGCGCCCTCGCCGACCGCGACCCTTCCCCGAGCTCTCAGCTTCGTTCGAGCAGGGGAGGCCCCAATGGCCCCGCCCTCGTCTGCGTCACCGGCGCCTCCAACGTCACCGGTGAACTCTGGCCGGTGCGCGAGCTGGCGGCGGCCGCTCACGCGCACGGTGCCCGCATCGTGCTCGACGCCGCCCAGCTCGCGCCCCACCACCCCGTCTCGATCGCCGAGCTGGACGTCGACTGGGTCGCTTTCTCCGGGCACAAGCTGTACGCGCCCTTCGGCTCCGGTGTCCTCGCGGGCCGCTCCGACTGGCTGCGCGACGCCGAGCCGTACCTCGCGGGCGGCGGCGCGTCGCGGAAGGTGGCGCGCCGTGCGGACGGCGGCGTGGACGTGGAGTGGCACGACACCGCCGCCCGCCACGAGGCAGGCTCCCCGAACGTCATCGGCGTCTACTCCATCGCCTCCGCCTGCAAGGCGCTCACCGACGCGGGCTTCGACGAGCTCGTCGCCCGCGAGCAGCACCTCATCCGGACGGTCCGCGAGGGCCTCGCCGAGGTGCCGCAGGTGCGGATCCTCTCCCTCTTCGGCGACGACGCGCCGCGCGTCGGCGTCATCTCCTTCGTCGTGGACGGCTGGAACAGCTCGCACTTCGCCGCCGCGCTCTCCGCCGAGTACGGCATCGGCGTACGCGACGGCCTGTTCTGCGCCCACCCGCTCGTGCGCACCCTCCTCGGCAGCGAGCCCGACGAGCCCGGCGAGTGCGGCGCCCCCGAGGCCGCGCCCGGCGAGAAGTCGCTGAACGCGATCCGCGTCAGTTTCGGCGCGGGCACCCCCGACGAGCACGTCGAGCGCTTCGTGCGCGCCGTCAAGGAACTGGTCGCGGACGGCGCCCGGTGGAGCTACCGCACCGAGGACGGCCGGTGCGTGCCGGACACCGACGCCGCCGCCTGACCTGGCAGGCGTGAGCCGAGCAGGATCATCCGCAGGGCCCGCTCCGTCGCGTCGGTGAGGAACTCGCCGCCCCTGCCGAGCGCCTCGGTCATCGACATCGGGGCGGGCAGGATCGAACTGTAGGCGTCGACGCCGACGGAGCTCACGGCGTGCGCGCCGGCCCCGATCGTGCCCGCCAGCACCAGGACGGGGCGCCCGGAGAGCTTGGCGCGGCGGGCCACCTCGGCGGGGACCTTGCCGCGCGGCGTCTGGTGGTCGAGGGCGCCCTCCGCGGTGATGACGAGGTCGGCGCGGGCGAGCCGCGCGTCGAGGTCGAGCCGGTCGAGCAGGACGTCGAAGCGGGGGAGCAGGGCGGCGCCGAGGGCGGCGAGACCGGCGCCGAGACCGCCCGACGCGCCCGTGCCGGGTCCCTCGAAGAGGTCGGCGCGCACCCGGAGGTCCCTGGTGAGGAGGTGCGCCCAGTGTTCGAGGGCGGCCGCGAGCTGTTCGACCTGGGTGGGCGTCGCGCCCTTCTGCGGGCCGAAGACCCGGGCGACACCGCGTCCGCCGCACAGGACGTTGAAGGGGTTGCAGGCGACGCGGATCTCGGTGTCCGCGAGGCGTGGGTCGATGCCGCTCGCGTCGATGCGGCTCAGACGCGTCAACTCCCGCCCGCCGCGCGGCAGTTCCCAGCCGTCGAGATCCAGGAGCCGGGCGCCGAGGGCCTGCAGGGCGCCCGCGCCGCCGTCGGACGTGCCCGAGTCGCCGCAGCCGACGAGGATGCGGCGGGCGCCCGTGTCGAGCGCCGCGCGGATCAGCTCCCCGACGCCGTACGTCGTGGTGGCCCCCGGGTCGCGCAGATCGCGGGGGACCAGCGAGAGTCCGGCCACGGCCGCCATCTCGACGACCGCCGTGCCGTCGGGCAGCAGGGCGAAGTGGGTGCCGATGGGCTGGCCGACGGGGCCGGTCGCGGGCAGTGCGACGAGGCGGCCGCCGCTCGCCGAGGCCAGCGCGCGGGCCGTGCCCTCGCCGCCGTCCACGAGCGGGATCAGATCGGTCTCGGCGTGCGGGACGGCACGGCGTACCCCCGCGGCGATGGCCTCGGCCGCGGAGCTCGCGGACAGCGACTCCTTGAAGCCGCTGGGGGCGATGGCGAAACGGGTCAGCACGGTGGTCTCCAGGTGGACGCGAGGGATCAGCGGACCAAGGGGGTTCAGCGGACGGGGACGCCGAGCAGCGGCCAGAGCGTCACGGCGAAGAGCAGGACGAGCGCGGCGGTCAGCGGCGCCAGGACCGCGGAGAGCCGCAGCAGGTCCCGCGGGGTGTAGGTGGGCGTGCCCGGGATGTCGGCGAAGAGGGTGACCGGCTTCGCGGAGGCGGGCAGGGTGTGGCAGAACCCGGCCGCGGCCGTGGAGGCGAGCGCCGCGGCGACCGGGTTGACGCCCGCGCCGATCGCCGCCGCCACGACCAGCGGCACCAGGACCGAGGACCGGGCCGAGCGGGACTGCAGGACGAGGTGCGCGGCTGTGCTGACCGCGACGACCACGGCGAGGAACAGCCATGCGGGAAGGTCCAGGGGCAGCCCGGACACCAGCCACTTCGCCGCTCCCGAGTCGGCGAGCGCGACGCCCATCGCCATCGTCGCCGCCATGAACAGGAGCAGCGCCCAGGGAACCGTCTTGAGGGCGTCCTTGAGGCCGACGGTGCCGAGGGCGGGGGAGGCGGCCACCACGGCTCCGATCAGCGCGACGACGGCGGGCGGCACCTGGTGGAGCGGTTCGCTGCACCACAGGGCGACGACGGTCGCGAGGAGCAGGGCGCAGCGCGTCTCGGCGGGTTCCCAGGGGCCGGTGACGGGCTGTTCGCTGTGTTCCTGGAGCTGGTCGAGGGTGATGCGGACCGGACCCTCGCGGTCGGCGCGCCGCGTCGTCGTCAACAGGACGGCTTCCGCCGCCAGATGGGAGGACACCATGGCGAGCGGCAGCCCGAGCAGCAGCCACTGCGTGAAGCCGATCCGCTCACCGGTCGCCTCCCACAGGACCGACACCGTGATCAGATGTGCCCCCGCACCGATCAGGGTCGCGACCGCGGACAGAAGGATCACGGTCGGAAAGAGCAGTGCGAGCATCACGACCAGTCGCTTCCGGTCGGCGAGGACCTTGGCGAGCGCGAGGAAGACGGGCAGCGCGAGCGCGGCGCGCCCCGACGTCGCCGGCACCGCGAAGGCGGTCACGACCAGCGCCGCGGTCGTCAGATGCGTCAACTGCCGTACGGCGCCCGCCCCGCTGACCAGGAACGCCGCCGCACGCCCCGCGAGCCCGCTGCGCGCCACGGCCGCCGCGAGGACGAAGGCACAGATCAGCAGCCACACCGTCTCGTCGCCGAGGGTGCCGAACAGGGTGTCGCTGCTGATCACACCGGTCGCGGTGAGGGCGAGCCCGGCGCCGAGCGCGATGTACGTGTCGTCGACCGGCGTGGCGATCCAGGCGCAGGTCGCCAGCGCGAAGACGGCGAGGGTGAGACGGGCGTCGCCGCCGAGGCCCGGGAAGTTGCCGGGCACCGCGAGCAGCGCGCACAGACTGAGCGCCGCGCAGAGGGGCACGGCCTGGCGCAGGTTCAAGGTCACGCGGTTCAGCGTGGTGCGGGGCCGTGAGCCCTCAATGAGGCCCAGATGAAGGAAACTTCACCCGGACCGGTGGTTCACTCCGGCAGCCGGTACCCCATCCCGCGCACCGTCTCGACCCGCTCCGACCCCAGCTTCTTGCGCAGCGCCCGCACGTACACGTCCACGATGTTGGAGCCCGGGTCGAAGTCGTACCCCCACACGTGCGACAGGATCTGCTCCCGCGAGAGCACCTGACCGGGATGGCGCAGGAACAGTTCCAGGAGTACGAATTCACGCGCCGTCAGATCCACCGTGCGCCCCGCCGAACGCGCCCTGCGCGTCCGCAGGTCCAGCGTGACCTCGCCGCTGCGCAACACCGTCACCTCGGGCGCCCCGGCCGCCGTGCGCAGCCGCAGCCGCACCCGGGCAAGCAGCTCCTCGAAGCGGAACGGCTTGGTCATCCAGTCGTCCGCGCCGCCCTCCAGACCCGCCACGGTGTCCCGCACCGAGTCCCGCGCGGTCAACACGATGACGGGCGTGGTCACCCGGGCCTCGCGCAGCTGCCGCAGGACCGTGAAGCCGTCCTTGCCCGGCAGGCCGATGTCCAGGACGATCAGGTCGAAGCCGCCGGTCAGGGCGTAGTCGTAGGCGCTCTCGCCGTCGGCGACCACCGTGGTCGTGAAGCCGTTGGCGCGCAGCCCCTTCTCGACGAAGGACGCGATGCGCTCCTCGTCCTCGACGATCAGTATCCGGTTCACTGCCGCTCCGCCCCTTCCGGCTGCCCCTGAGGAAGTACGAGTACGAAGGTGGCGCCGCCGCCGTCCGTGGGCCGCAGCTCGACGCCGCCCCCGTGGCTCTCCGCGATGGCCTTGACGATGGCGAGACCGAGGCCCGCCCCGGTGGCGCGGGAGCCGCGCCGCGCGGTGCCGCGGCGGAACCGCTCGAAGATGACCCCGGTGTCCTGCGGCTGCACACCGGGCCCGCTGTCGGCGACGTACAGCTCGATGCGCCCCGCGCGCAGCCGGGAGCCGATGCCGACCCGCTGCCCGGGGGAGGTGTGCTGGACGGCGTTCTGGGCCAGCTGCACCATCGCCTGGGTGATGCGCTGCGGGTCGAGGCCCGCCTCGGCGTCGGCGACCTCGGCGAGCCGCCAGGCGCGGTCGCCGAGCGCCCGAGCCTTCACGAAGACGTCCGCGGTCAGCTCGGCGAGCTGCACGGGCTCGGGGGCGACGAAGTCGGGCCGCTCGGCCTTGGCGAGGAGCAGCAGGTCCTCGACGATGCGGCTCATCCGGTCCAGCTCCTCCGTCACGATGCGGACGGTCTCCTCGCGCTCGCCGGGACCGTCGCCCATCAGCTCCAGATGGCCGCGGACGATGGTGATGGGCGTGCGCAGTTCGTGGCCCGCGTCGTCGACGAACTCGCGCTGCGCGGCGAACGCCCGCTCCAGACGGTCCAGCATGCCGTTGAACGTCTCGGCGAGCGCCGCGACGTCGTCCCTGCCCTGGACCGGGATGCGCCGGGTCAGGTCCTGCTCGGTGAGCTGCGCCGCGGTCGTGCGCACCAGCCGCACCGGTCTGAGGATGCGGCCCGCGACCGCCCAGCCGATGCCCGTCGTCATCAGGAGCGCGACGCCGGAGATGGCGAGCAGCATGGTGAACACGTCGCCGGCCTTGGCCCGTTCGCCCGCGGGGTGGAAGGCCACGACGAACGCGGCGGCCGGATGAACCGCGCTCGCCCCGATCTCCACCTTCGCCCAGCGGATCTCGCCCCGGTCGCGGTGCACCGTGCCGGTCGCGTCGGGCGAGGCGAAGACGGCGCGCAGGGCCGCGGGGTCCTCCGCCAGCGGGTGGTCGATCCGCGCCTCGCGCGACTGCTCCTTCTTGGCGGGCACCTCGCCGGTGCGGCCGACCAGACCGAGGAGTTCCTCGTCGGGATCGGCGTACTGCCGGGACAGGAAGAGCCGCAGGAGCGGGTCGGGGTCGGTGAACCGCTCGCCCGTGTGCGGATCGACGCCCTCGCGCGCGAGGTTGGTGAACTCCGCGGTCTCCTGGG
The window above is part of the Streptomyces venezuelae genome. Proteins encoded here:
- a CDS encoding aminotransferase class V-fold PLP-dependent enzyme, translated to MSVSAVATDSSVCAPLAVLGRDVTVPLVTGGEVSYAALDYAASAPALQRVWDDVAAYAPYYGSVHRGAGYLSQLSTDLFENSRTTVAEFLGCREGDQVVFTRSTTDSLNLLAAALPADCQVFVFETEHHASLLPWRDARVTYLNAPRTPDEAVHTLERALADRDPSPSSQLRSSRGGPNGPALVCVTGASNVTGELWPVRELAAAAHAHGARIVLDAAQLAPHHPVSIAELDVDWVAFSGHKLYAPFGSGVLAGRSDWLRDAEPYLAGGGASRKVARRADGGVDVEWHDTAARHEAGSPNVIGVYSIASACKALTDAGFDELVAREQHLIRTVREGLAEVPQVRILSLFGDDAPRVGVISFVVDGWNSSHFAAALSAEYGIGVRDGLFCAHPLVRTLLGSEPDEPGECGAPEAAPGEKSLNAIRVSFGAGTPDEHVERFVRAVKELVADGARWSYRTEDGRCVPDTDAAA
- a CDS encoding response regulator transcription factor, with amino-acid sequence MNRILIVEDEERIASFVEKGLRANGFTTTVVADGESAYDYALTGGFDLIVLDIGLPGKDGFTVLRQLREARVTTPVIVLTARDSVRDTVAGLEGGADDWMTKPFRFEELLARVRLRLRTAAGAPEVTVLRSGEVTLDLRTRRARSAGRTVDLTAREFVLLELFLRHPGQVLSREQILSHVWGYDFDPGSNIVDVYVRALRKKLGSERVETVRGMGYRLPE
- a CDS encoding cytochrome b encodes the protein MSTTTTASNDNRQKAPAGERVADWADGRLGIYSLAKANMRKIFPDHWSFMLGEICLYSFIIIILTGVYLTLFFHPSMNEVEYHGSYVPMQGQLMSEAFNSTMHISFDVRGGLLIRQIHHWAALIFLAGMFVHMMRVFFTGAFRKPREVNWVFGFLLFVLGMFTGFTGYSLPDDLLSGTGVRFMQGAILSMPIVGTYMSMFLFGGEFPGGDFVARFYSVHILLLPGIMLGLVVAHLILVFYHKHTQFAGPGKSNKNVVGMPLLPVYMAKAGGFFFLVFGVIAVIAAIASINPIWAIGPYRPDQVSTGAQPDWYMGFAEGLIRVMPGWEINLWGHTLALGVFIPLVVVFPLVLVAIAVYPFIESWVTGDKREHHILDRPRNAPTRTAFGVAWITAYMVMLVGGGNDLWATHFHLSLNAITWFVRVAFFAGPVIAFIVTKRICLGLQRRDKDKVLHGRESGLIKRLPHGEFIEVHEPLSKEQLHTLTAHEQYKPVELGPTVDENGVERKLSGPQKLRAKLSKGYYGDEGQIPKPTADEYKEITSGHGHH
- a CDS encoding sensor histidine kinase, which encodes MTAETATTTPTTTTAAAGATGTTTGPATTAEPRRRWITARVRILLWLLVVMTVALTAVAATTRSVLLRDVDHRIDGLLAQETAEFTNLAREGVDPHTGERFTDPDPLLRLFLSRQYADPDEELLGLVGRTGEVPAKKEQSREARIDHPLAEDPAALRAVFASPDATGTVHRDRGEIRWAKVEIGASAVHPAAAFVVAFHPAGERAKAGDVFTMLLAISGVALLMTTGIGWAVAGRILRPVRLVRTTAAQLTEQDLTRRIPVQGRDDVAALAETFNGMLDRLERAFAAQREFVDDAGHELRTPITIVRGHLELMGDGPGEREETVRIVTEELDRMSRIVEDLLLLAKAERPDFVAPEPVQLAELTADVFVKARALGDRAWRLAEVADAEAGLDPQRITQAMVQLAQNAVQHTSPGQRVGIGSRLRAGRIELYVADSGPGVQPQDTGVIFERFRRGTARRGSRATGAGLGLAIVKAIAESHGGGVELRPTDGGGATFVLVLPQGQPEGAERQ
- a CDS encoding SLC13 family permease — protein: MTLNLRQAVPLCAALSLCALLAVPGNFPGLGGDARLTLAVFALATCAWIATPVDDTYIALGAGLALTATGVISSDTLFGTLGDETVWLLICAFVLAAAVARSGLAGRAAAFLVSGAGAVRQLTHLTTAALVVTAFAVPATSGRAALALPVFLALAKVLADRKRLVVMLALLFPTVILLSAVATLIGAGAHLITVSVLWEATGERIGFTQWLLLGLPLAMVSSHLAAEAVLLTTTRRADREGPVRITLDQLQEHSEQPVTGPWEPAETRCALLLATVVALWCSEPLHQVPPAVVALIGAVVAASPALGTVGLKDALKTVPWALLLFMAATMAMGVALADSGAAKWLVSGLPLDLPAWLFLAVVVAVSTAAHLVLQSRSARSSVLVPLVVAAAIGAGVNPVAAALASTAAAGFCHTLPASAKPVTLFADIPGTPTYTPRDLLRLSAVLAPLTAALVLLFAVTLWPLLGVPVR
- a CDS encoding glycerate kinase, with translation MLTRFAIAPSGFKESLSASSAAEAIAAGVRRAVPHAETDLIPLVDGGEGTARALASASGGRLVALPATGPVGQPIGTHFALLPDGTAVVEMAAVAGLSLVPRDLRDPGATTTYGVGELIRAALDTGARRILVGCGDSGTSDGGAGALQALGARLLDLDGWELPRGGRELTRLSRIDASGIDPRLADTEIRVACNPFNVLCGGRGVARVFGPQKGATPTQVEQLAAALEHWAHLLTRDLRVRADLFEGPGTGASGGLGAGLAALGAALLPRFDVLLDRLDLDARLARADLVITAEGALDHQTPRGKVPAEVARRAKLSGRPVLVLAGTIGAGAHAVSSVGVDAYSSILPAPMSMTEALGRGGEFLTDATERALRMILLGSRLPGQAAASVSGTHRPSSVR
- the trpD gene encoding anthranilate phosphoribosyltransferase yields the protein MSAVTPAGGDTAADRSWPDVLNGLLDGRDQSADDTAWAMDRIMRGEATDAQIAGFVVALRAKGETVEEISGLVRAMYAHANVIDVPGPSVDIVGTGGDGAKTVNISTMSAIVVAGTGAKVVKHGNRAASSASGASDVLEKLGVNLDLTPQRVVEVAEEAGITFCFAVKFHPALRHAGGARSQLGIRTVFNLLGPLTNPAKVRAQAVGVADPRMAPIVAGVFAERGHSSLVFRGDDGLDELTTTATSRIWAVRDGAVREEAFDPRDVGIDLVPVEALRGADASYNAEVALRLLDGETGPVRDAVLLNSAAALVALAPTDQPLVEQIGAGMAKAAQAIDSGAAKRALERWVAASNR